The nucleotide sequence CTTCTACCGCCGCTTTTAACAATTGGGCTTCATAATTATAGTCATCAGCCGTATGAATTAAAGCCGAAACATCTTTCGGGAAACAGGAACCCCCCCAACCAATTCCGGCTTGTAAAAACTTATTACCAATGCGAGAATCTAAGCCAATTCCTTGAGCCACTTGTTTAACATCAGCACCGACGCGATCGCAAATATTAGCAATTTCATTAATAAAGCTAATTTTAGTTGCCAAGAACGAGTTAGCCGCATATTTAATCATTTCCGCCGAACTCAGATCCGTTAACACAATTGGAACTGGGGGTAAAGAAGGATGATCAGAATATTTCCTTGATACTAACGGTGTATATAATTCCTGCATCACTGAGAGGGCTTTTTTGCTATTACTTCCTAACACAATTCGATCAGGATTAAAGGTGTCATAAACCGCCGAACCTTCGCGTAAAAATTCGGGGTTACTAACAACATCAAATTCGACTTCAACGGGTGTTCCTGCTAACCCTTTTTCTTTTTGTCGCTCGGAAACACCATCTAAAACAATCATCCGCACCCAGTCACCAGAACCAATAGGTACAGTGGATTTATTCACAATTACCTTATAACCTTTCGTCAGGTTAGCACCAATACCTCGCGCGACGGCTTCGACATAACGAGTATCACTTTCTCCTGTTGGTAACGGTGGGGTTCCGACAGCAATAAATAATACCTCGCCATGTTCAACACCCGCAGTTAAATCAGAAGAAAAATCCAGACGTCCAGACTCCAT is from Planktothrix serta PCC 8927 and encodes:
- a CDS encoding UDP-glucose dehydrogenase family protein, with translation MRVCVIGTGYVGLVTGVCLAQIGHDVICIDNNEEKVKLMKSGQSPIYEPGLPELMKSCMESGRLDFSSDLTAGVEHGEVLFIAVGTPPLPTGESDTRYVEAVARGIGANLTKGYKVIVNKSTVPIGSGDWVRMIVLDGVSERQKEKGLAGTPVEVEFDVVSNPEFLREGSAVYDTFNPDRIVLGSNSKKALSVMQELYTPLVSRKYSDHPSLPPVPIVLTDLSSAEMIKYAANSFLATKISFINEIANICDRVGADVKQVAQGIGLDSRIGNKFLQAGIGWGGSCFPKDVSALIHTADDYNYEAQLLKAAVEVNNRQRTIAIDKLQQVLKILKGKTVGLLGLTFKADTDDLRDAPALDIIQELNRLGAKVKAYDPIISQSGMRHGLTGVIVETDPELLADGCDALILITDWAQFQNLDYAKMAKKMHSAFMIDGRNFLDRKQLEAAGFQYVGIGH